GATGGCAGAAAAAATGTGCTGGTGACTTTCTTTATAAAAGGCTTCAGGTTTTAAAATATCAATAACTTCATCAACACCTTTTTTGTCAATCAACATCGCACCTAATACAACTTCTTCTAAATCAACAGCTTGTGGCGGTATTTTGCCTTTTTGTAAACTGATGACATTGCCTTTCTTTGTATTTTTATTGCTAAATGACTTTTGGTTTTCCATATGGCGAATGTAAACAAATTGTTAAGACCAATCCATATTTAAGTGAAATTCGTCATCAACATTTCATCAACAATAGCCTGTTGATAAATCATTAAAAATTGTTGATAACCTGATTTGTTCAAACTCAAAAACCATTAAATAATTGGTTGTGAAGAATAAAGAATTAGCGTTCTTTAAATTCACCCATTCCAACGTATTTTTCAATGCGTTTTTCAACCAATTCTTCTGGTGATAAGTTTTTAAGTTCTTCAAATGTTTCTAAAATAGTTTTACTGACAATTTTAAAGGTATTTTCTTTATCGCTATGAGCACCACCAATAGGTTCTTTAACTATTTTGTCAATCAGTTTCAGCGATTTCATATCGTTTGCAGTCAGTTTTAAAGCTTCTGCGGCGGTTTCTTTGTATTCCCAACTTCGCCATAAGATAGAAGAGCAAGATTCTGGAGAAATCACAGAATACCAAGTGTTTTCAAGCATAAGCACCCGATCGCCAACACCGATGCCTAAAGCACCACCACTGGCTCCTTCGCCAATAATAATCACAATTATAGGAACTTGAAGTTGTGTCATTTCGTAAATGTTTCTGGCAATAGCTTCACCTTGACCACGCTCTTCAGCTTCAAGACCAGGAAATGCACCAGGTGTATCAACAAAACATACCACAGGGATGCTGAATTTTTCTGCTTTTTTCATTAATCTCAAAGCTTTTCTATAGCCTTCTGGGTTAGCCATTCCAAAATTTCGATATTGTCTTGTTTTGGTATTATAGCCTTTTTGTTGACCTATAAACATAAAACTTTGGTCTTTAATTTTTCCTAAGCCTCCAATCATAGCTTTGTCGTCACCAAAATTTCTATCGCCGTGCAATTCTAAAAAAGAC
This genomic window from Flavobacterium sp. CS20 contains:
- a CDS encoding acetyl-CoA carboxylase carboxyltransferase subunit alpha, with product MEYLDFELPIKELQEKYDQACKIGVDSDVDVSDTCKQIEKKLNQTKKDIYKNLNAWQRVQLSRHPNRPYTLDYINNICKESFLELHGDRNFGDDKAMIGGLGKIKDQSFMFIGQQKGYNTKTRQYRNFGMANPEGYRKALRLMKKAEKFSIPVVCFVDTPGAFPGLEAEERGQGEAIARNIYEMTQLQVPIIVIIIGEGASGGALGIGVGDRVLMLENTWYSVISPESCSSILWRSWEYKETAAEALKLTANDMKSLKLIDKIVKEPIGGAHSDKENTFKIVSKTILETFEELKNLSPEELVEKRIEKYVGMGEFKER